GGGTATGGTATTGCAAATGTCGCCTCCACTACATCTTTCGGCGCAACACAGTTAGAAGGAACTTGAAGACTTGGACGAACAACTAACCAATCCTCATGTCCTTGAGTACGGTTCATTACATCAATAGACTCTTCACCATCTGCAATACGGGTCTTTAGGTAACCCATATTCATATCTAGCCGAGTGTTGTCTGTAAGCTGCCATGCTAGTTCCAGCTCAATCCCCATACTCTCTGCATCAAAGTTTTCGTTTAACGAAATACGGTCAACAATTTGGGAAACTTGATAGTCGCTATAGTCATAGTAAAAAGCATTAGCGTTGAGAGTTAAGCTGCCATCAAGTAAAACATTCTTTGTTCCAATTTCAATTGCATTAACAAATTCAGGTTTAAAAGTTTCATCTAAAGGTTGGTATTGCACAACGTTGGGATCAATATCTGCGCGAGGGGGATTGGTGCCGCCCCCTTTGTAACCGTGGGCAAAGGAGAGATAAAGCATAGTTTCATCGGTAAAGGGCGTATCTGTACGCCAGTCTAGTACAGCGCGCCCAGTGTACTCCTTCCAGCTTTGAGTAACGGCATCACCCTCCGGATACCCTTTATAAACCAGCCCCCCAGAGGCAGGGCCAGGAACGATCTCACCGGTATCATTATCAGTTTCTGTTCCCAGTAATAACTGACTGGGTACCGGTGTGGAACGCTTGCGATCATTCGTGTAGCGTAGACCAGTGGTAAGCTTTACATCATTATTAATTTGCCAGTAGGTTTCACCAAAAATAGCCCAGGATCGTGTTTCCACTAGATTTCGACTGAGGAAATAATTATGACCTTCCTCATCAATATTCTCTAATGAGTTGTAATCCACATACATACAATCTTGAAAACCCTCAATGTTCTGAGGGTCCGTGCAATTCTCTGTACCCAAACCAGCCTCAGGATCATCAACGCCATTGTATACATGCTCGGCAATCAGGGAGAACATATTATTAAATACAAAATAATCATCCTGAGTTTTAAAATCTAGATAATTAGCTCCCACAACAAAATTCCAAGGGCCATCAAAGGATGTTTGCAATCTGAATTCTTGACTCCACTGTTTGTTATCAGATCGGCTGATATCCACTGCCAAGACGCCATCCGAAGGACCTAACTGTGGATCGGTGTAGATCCCATTAGGCGTAGGGCCAGGATCCAATCCATATTCAGTAGAATCACTAAAAATCGAGTCTGACACATACCGGTTGTAATCTTGGGAAGAGTAATAGTCGTCCTTGGCATAAGTCGACTGGGAATAAAATGTAAGAGTATCACTCATTTCCCATGCAAAATTTAACTGTACCAAGTCATTCTCAGCGCGAAACACAGGATCAAAACTGGTAGCAATTTCACGCAAATCCCTGGACTGCTCAGCATTGGCATAAGGATTTGGAAGAAATTCCTTCATTACCGGATAATAGCCTTGAAGAAGTGCTTGTGGAGCAACAACAAATGCAAGCCCCTTAGCATTGGTTGTACCATATGCTTCATCACTATAGATTGAGCCGGGTAAACAACCTTGACTAAAAAAACCTGTGAAATTTTCTGGTACTTCAACATCTCCAATCATTGAAACGCCTGGATCTGTCGTACAGAGCTGCTTCCCTGTACGTGAACGCTTATCATCCTCCTCAAAATGCTGCCAAATTAGATTGGCGCTAAATGTTTCTGAAGGCTCCCACTCAAAAATTGCCCGAGTGGAATAAAGATCACGATCATTGACGTCATTGTCTGTATAGGTATTAGTATCAAATCCATCGCGCTTGGTCATAGCACCGGAGAGGCGTAACCCCATGGTCTCCCCAATGGGTAAATTAAACATACCGCTAGTACGCTTCGAATTATAACTACCTATCTCCGCTTTAATTTCAGAGGAAAACTCATCCTCTGGCATAACCGGCAACATATTAACCACACCAGCTGTGGCATTACGACCATACAATGTGCCTTGTGGTCCGCGTAGCACTTCCACCCGCTCAACATCAAAAAACTCCTGCTCAAACAACCTGTTACGAATCAATGGAGCATTATTAAAACTCACTGCCACTGCAGGATCTGTGGCGGCAGAAACTGCCTTGGTGCCAACACCGCGAATGGAAAAGTTATAGGTACTAAAATTTGATTTGGAGAAGTTTACATTCGGTATCGCCCGTAGTAGTTCCTCACCACGTTCGATCTTCAAGGCATCCATGCTATCCCCAGAGAGTGCCGAAACTGCAATAGGAACATCTTGGATACTCTCCTCAATTTTCTGGGCCGTTACCGTCACTTCCTCGATCGGCTGTTTGGAGCGGCTACTTCTTTCCGTATCCTGTTCCTCCTGGGCTAGGGCCGCAGTGGAAACGGTAGACATCACCAGACAGGCTATTGCAGCGCTGTACCAGGGCGTTGTTTGATTGAGCGGATTGGTGGCACGAATCGCTTGTGCAATCAAATTTTTTTGCTTACGCAGGCTCATCATCATTCTGATTCTCTCTATTATATTTTCTCTGTTTTTCTGTCAGCCAAACACCACCTTATCTCAGGCCTAACTAGGTTTAAGACGCATTTACAGCACAGTCGGGGGGATCTAACCCCAGATTTTTCAGATCCACATTTACTAAATATTCGCCCCCAGAAATCAAGGAGATTAAATAAAACAACAATTAACACAACCAAACAATAGCGGTGACCAAAAGTTACAAACTCCGTCTTCTCAGCGTTACACTCACTAAAAAGGGCAACTTATTTCAAGCAGGAAGCTCTCACCTTTCATAAATAAAAAAGACTAGCCTCCAAAAGGTCTTTTCGAGTGTAGTTCAAGTAAGTGCAAGCGGAATTACAATTGGGGATAAATATAGCTTTTTAGAAAATCTTTAAATCTGCAAAAACCATCTGAAGATGAAGGAGACAATAAAAGTAGAGAAGTTTTCTATTTGAGAGGCAAACATCAATATGCTTAGGTGAATAGGCGTAAATTCAAGTACTAGATTCTAAAATTTGCACAGATAGACTTAACCTGCAATTTAAAATACTTGTACTTAACCAATCTTTAATTGGATGATAGCCTGATTAAATATCCAAGAAAAACAGGTTATGAAACCTCCTCCACTGCCCGCCTAACCCGAATTAATGCGCGCTGGATAAGTTCCTTTACAGATTCCTTGGAGATCCCCATGCGTTCGGCAATATCCTGATAAGTCAACCCCTCAAAACGGTGAAATTTAAATGCCGCCCCTGCACGTGGTGGCAGCCCCAGAATTGCTTTTAAGACGCACCGACAATCCTGCATACCTATTACTGTACGCTCCGGTGTAATAACATCGGGAATTTCATAATCAAGGGAAAGTGACTCATGGAAGGCTCGACATCGAGACTTGTGGTACCGACTGTGACTAACCAACAGATTTTTAGCTACCGTATAGATATAGTTTCTTGGATTTTCTATCTCTATATCGGACTGATTAAGGTGCCAGTGTAATTGAGCAAAAACCTCTTGCACTAAGTCATCAACATCAGCTGAAGCTACTCGAGAAGAAAAGTATCGTTTTAATCCTGGGCGATACTTATCCACCCAAGCTGAAATATCTTTTTGATAAAAATTATCCATAGTGAAACACACATGTGATTCAAATGATATTTAGTGCTCCCCAGACACAGAAAAGATTAGACAAACAACCAATGCAAAATCCACGAAATCCAGAAATTTATTCTTGTTATTTATCTGTAACAACCCCCCCTAAAAATCAGGCCAAGCAAAACATAAAAACTACTTGGTCACAACGAAAGAAGATTAAAAACAACCACGTTAAGGAGAGTTAACAGAATAACCTCACAAAATTTTTTGATAAATGCTTGAAAGGACTATTTGAGCAAAATGAAACGCCTTTTTATAACTGAGAGCAAAAAATCAAATAATCTCCAGAACTATTTTCCCACTTCTCATCCTCAACCTGAGTATCAGCAAAATTAATCGAAGTTAATCTACCAATCGAGGACCTTTCAAGCAAACTGTGCCGCCCCCACCTTGTTCCAACGAGAGATTCCCAATGCTCATCAACTCAGAATTGCCAATCATTCTATGCAAAGCCGTCCTCACATATAGATAGCGCCAACCAAACAAATCACAAGATGGTACAAATGCATACCCTAAGGAGAGTAAAGAGTTATGAAATCAAGCCATAGGACCATCGATTGAAGTAAGATGTTGAATTGAATGACAATTCATAATCTCAATAACATTCAAGACTGAAAGCTCCAAGCTTACGAATATGAAAGGGTTTCAATCATCTCAGCAAAGGTAAGAGACCCACCTCTTTTACCATCAGCTGGCTCAATCAAGATTTTTCAAGTATAAAAATACAAAAAATTCACTCTAGGGAAGGATTGTAGTCAATGAGTTTTACTTTCAATCTCCATTTTTTAAAGGTCTTTCTACTTTTAAGTTTCCTTGTTGGTACAACAACCACCCATGCCAAATCTCCTGCTAATGAAGAGGCATTTACTTTCACGACCTGGAATAAGCAGACTGCAGACGGCTATAAGGGCTTCTTTGAGGCAATAGAGAATCGTAATAATCCAGAAAGCCGCTCGCTGAAACTTCACTATGTACGCTTTCCGGCAACCGGAAAAAAGCCGGGCCCGCCGATTATTTATCTTGCCGGTGGCCCTGGTGGATCGGGCATCATGGCCGTCAACTATCGTTTTGATATGTTTATGGCTTTGAGGGAGTACGGCGATGTGATCGCCCTGGACCAGCGTGGCACCGGCCGCTCCAACGATCTGCCTCACTGTGAATCTCGGCAGGTTGTTCCCGCCCTGAAAAAAACAACTGATAGCCAATACATCGAATATCATCGCGAAGCTCTGCGTGAATGCCTAGCATTCTGGCATCAAAAGGGGGTCGATCTAGCCGGTTACAACACCCTGGAAAACGCTCGCGACCTGGAGGCCCTGCAACAACATCTGGGGGTAGAGAAGATTGTGTTATGGGGCACTTCTTACGGCAGCCATCTTGCTCTAGCGGCAATAAGGGAGATAGAAGGCTCTATAGACAGAGTGATCCTTTCCAGTGCTGAGGGCTTGGATCAGACTGTTAAATTACCCGCGCGAACGGGTTCTTATTTAGATCGACTGCAACTCGCCCTGGACCAGCAACCCACAGCCAAAGCGGCCTACCCTGACATCAAGGTTCTTATCGATAGAGTGCACACAAAGCTGGAGCGAGCCCCAGTCAAAATCCAGATCCCTCAGCGGGAAGGCCACACTCTGGATTACCTGCTTCAGCGTAGAGACATGCAACAAATTGCCTCCGCTTTTATTGCCGACCCCAAAAGTGTCGCCCACTTGTTAGGCTTCTATCGAGCTCTTGATTTGGGGCATGTTCCGGCTTTCGATCGAGTTCCCAGACGCTACTTCCCCGATGGATTCTTGAGTCCAGGCTCTCCAATTTCCCTGAGTGCCATGACAACGGCAATAGATATAGCCTCAGGTATAAGCACACAGCGAAAGTCTGAAGTGAAGGAGCAAGCAAAAACCGCCCTGTTAAGTGACTATCTCAACTTTTCCTATCACTACGATGGCTTGGCTGAGCAGTTGGACCTGGGTGATGCTTTTCGCAGCAACCCCCATAGCAATATTCCCATTTTGCTATTCAGTGGCACTCTTGATGGCAGAACTTACATAGAGAGCCAGCATGAGGCAATGGCAGGACTTAGCAATGCCACACTGGTAACAGTAGAAAATGCCGGTCACAATTTATTTATGGCATCCCCAGCGATACAAGACACCATCAACTCGTTCATGGAGGGGCGCCCAATCGAAAAAACCACTCTTACGGTGGATTTACCAGATTTTTCACCACAATAAGGCTTGCCCACCCAGATAGCGGCAGGTCAATAGTGCCTGCTGCCATATCCAGCCCACATTCCCTCGTTTACCCAGCCCTTGCACATTAATCTTTCAATAGATGAAATTGGAGGCGGGGGATGACCAATATCACCGACGAAGTTCATCGTGGTGCCATCTGCGACCTGCGAGCGTTGCAACAACCCGGTCTACAGACTTTCAAACGATATATTCGTGGAAGCTTGCCGGGACCGCCCTTTTGGCGGCTCACAGGTATGCAGCCAACGGAAGCAGGGTTGGGCAAAGCCACTTACTCAATGCCCATCACTCCCTGGCTGGCAGACGGCACCGGGGTCTACTGGGGTGGTATTTACGCGATGTTCGCCGACGCGCCCCTCGCCTCTGCAATTTGGACGACTCTCCCGGCCGGTAAAGTACTTAGCACTTCTGAGTTGAATATGTGTTTTATCCGGCCAATTACCAGCAATACTCAGAATATTGTTGGCCGGGCCACGACTGTGCATTCCGGTAGCCAGGTGGGGCTCTCCAGCATTCAGATCAACGATCAAGATGGCAGAACCCTCGCCTATGGAAGTACCCGCTGCCTAATTGCAGACTTCCCAGTCAACCCCGATCAGGAGCTACCTCTGCCAGACCTGGGACCAACCGATCCCCCAGACCCCTATCTCAGACCGCCACCTAAGCCCTATTTCTGTGATATGGGGCATCTGCCGGAACAGGTACCTATTGAGCTTCAGCGAACTACCATCAATGAGGGCCGCATTCACCCCGTATGGTTGCTCACCGGTTACCGCGCCATCGAAATCGAGAACGGCCGCTGTATTTCTACCATGCCCTCATCCCCCTGGTTCTCTAACGGCACCCTGTCTATCTACGGGGGGCTGCTGGCCTGGGCGGCGGACTTCACTATGGGGGCGGCCGTATATTCCACCTTACCGGCGGGCAGTATATTTGCCACCTTAGATATGCATATCCGCTTTGCCAGACCGGCCAAGCTCAACAGTGGGGACCTGATCCTCGAGGCGCAAGTTCTTCACCGCGGCCGCCAGCTACGGGTTTCCTCTTGTAATATCGATACCCCCAGCGGCAAACGCGTGGCAATTGCCACGGGCTCAGCACTAATGATTCCAGGGGGTGCACAAATGTTGAGCGATGGTAAAGAGCCCGATGAGATCATTGCTACCGCTACCTCTGGTAAACCCTGGACCCCTTAAATCAAATTCCCTGCCAGCACCGCGGCTATCTTCAGGTAAAATGCCCCACATCTATGAAAGGGGTAAGTCCCCAATTACACTTTGACCAAGTAGCCACCAAACTTACTGGCGGCACAATCCAATTACTATTGCAGGAAACATACTATGGCCTCACTGCAAGACCAGCTGTTACAAGCAGGACTCGTCGACAAGAAAAAAGCCAAACAGATCGGTAAGGAAAAGCGCAAGCAACAGAAAGTTGCAAAGAAATCTTCACAACCACAGGTAGATGAAACAAAGTTAGCCGCGCAGCAAGCGCGTGCGGATAAGGCTGCACGGGATCGCGCCCTGAATGCCGAACGTGACGCTGCGGCTCAACAGAAGGCCATCGCAGCACAAATCAAGCAGCTGGTGAACAACAACCGCCAGCCCTACTCAGGTGAAACCGCCTATAACTTTACCTTTGATAAAAAAATCAAAACTATCTATGTCAGCGAAATCCTGCGGGATCATCTCATTGCCGGCCGGTTGGTGATTGTCGCCCAGGGTGAACAGTTTGAACTGGTACCCAGAGTGATCGCCGACAAAATTGCCGAGCGCAATACCGAAATCATTGTCAAACCTACCGAAACTTCGACCTCGGTGGACGAAGACGACCCCTACGCCGACTTCCAGATCCCCGACGACCTGATGTGGTAAGCCGGTACATGGAGCAACAAGTTACACAGACAGTGGAACAATGGCTCACCGATGTTGTGGTGGGCCTAAACCTCTGCCCTTTTGCGCGCAAACCACTACGCGCAGGCCAGATTCGTTATAAGGTCTGTAAGGCAAACAACGAGGATGCTTTACTGGCAGACCTCCTTGCTGAGCTTCAACGACTCGACAGTACGCCGGAAAACGAACTCCTGACTACCCTGCTGATTATTCCAAATTACCTAAAGGATTTTGCTGACTACAATCAATTCCTCGATCAGGCCGAATGGCTACTGAAGCGCAACCATTACGAAGGTATCTATCAGCTGGCCAGCTTCCACCCGGACTATCAATTCGCAGGTACTGCCCCAGAGGATGCCGAGAACCTCACCAATCGGGCACCCTACCCGATTTTGCACCTGCTGCGGGAAGAAAACCTAGCCAAAATGATTGATCTTTACCCAAATCCGGAAGCTATTCCGGAAAATAATATCCAACGGGTAGAGTCTCTTACTCAGGAGGAGAAGCTAAAACTCTTTCCTTACCTTTTCCAGCAGCTGAAAAAATAAACGATGAAGCCCATCGCAGAACTTGTTCGCCTAAAGAAGAAACTCCGCATTATTGGCTTTGACGATGCCCCTTTCCAAAAAGAGCGGGGCTCACCTGTAAACATCAGCGGGATAATATGTACCGATACCCGCTTTGAAGGCATGCTCTGGGGTGAGGTACAAAAAGACGGCATGGATGCTACTGAAGTTATCACGCAAATATTGCAAAGCAGCAAGTTTTACCCCCAGATTAATGTGGTACTGATTGATGGCGTCGCCGTTGGAGGCTTTAATATCATAGATCTCCCCAAACTGGCTGAATCCTTGAAGCGCCCCTGTATCGCGGTAATGCGTAAACCACCGGATATGTCAGCCATTAATAAAGCCCTGAAAAACTTCCCTGACTATTCACTGCGCAGGGAGATTCTACTTAAAGCAGGCAAGGTTTACTCTCACCGTAATTTTTACTTTCAGGTACAGGGCTGTGTCCCGAACATTGCCGCCCAGATACTTGAGCAAGCTACTGATAACGGCAATGTGCCTGAAGCCCTGCGTTTAGCGCATATGATAGGCGCAGCAGTAATGACTGGACAAAGTGGGAACAGAGCCTGAAACATCTCTTTAATGTATTTTCTTATCCTTGGCACCTTTGAATTTATTCTTTCCACAATCCAATTAAGGCTAAGAGTGAGGACATCTTTCATTGGATACCAAACTATTATCGGCGACCTGTATCTCAAAATAGGCTGTTAGGAATTCTTTTATCGAGCTTTCTGCTCAGCTCTTCTCCCCCATATTGATCAACCCTCCCAAGATATCTCAAAATATCTATTATACTCAGCAGCAAGCAATAGTAATCTGAGTAAATCAGGATCACTCCAATGCCTCAATACTTCAATATCACTTACTGCCTTGACCTCAATATCACCAAGAAAGTAAATTACGCCTATATAGAGGATAATAAGCTGGAAGAAGGCTTTGTTGGTTACAGGTATCGAGTGGAATGTACATGCAGAGCAAAATACCAAGATCCTCCCACCGACATGTCATTCCTGAAAAAAATATTTAAAGCTGAGATTCAGGATCTCTGCGATCATGCTACGATTATTGATTATCAAGACCCCTTTTTAAAGGAAATTATTAACTCCATAGAATACATGGGCATAATCCATCAACAACAAAAAAAGGCACAATTTATTCAAGCGAGCTCCAAAATTGGGAAATTGTGTATAACACCCTTTAAACCAAGCTCCGAAAACCTCGCTAAAGCTTGGCATGGTGCCATTCATCAAAGAGTTGCCGCCAATAGCTCAGACCTAGATATTAATTTCGAAAAGATCAAAGTCTGGGAAACCAACAATTGGTATACAGAGTTCTCTGTAGATCTGTAATTAAAATAGTGGATACTGATAGCAAAACAAGTTTCACTTAGAGTGGACCACTCGGGTACATTTCAAGGCTATTTTCACTGGTTTTTAATGAAAGTAGCCCTGAATATTAAAAGGTACTGCAATCTACAGAATAACAGCGCTATCCCTCGAGCCAGAGGTGAAAAGAGCGACTAAAGAAAACTGGCTAAACCCTTGGTCCGTTGAAAGAAACTCCTTGCACCAAAAGTGTAAATCTTCAGAAAATGCAGCTATAGCGGATTGTTTGTCGTCATCAGTTTTAAACTGAGATTCTTGAAATTGCTTTCCCAGCGCGGTGAAGTGACAGCGAACAACAGCCTGGGCATCATTCTTTCTTTGGTCATCCGTGACGGTCAGGGTTAATTGAGAGCTGATGGGTTCCCACTGAATAAGGAAATAACGAGAACTATCATTTACATTTTTACTTAGCTTGGAAATAGCCAGCTCAAGGCTTTCGGCAAGATCCTGATAAATATCCTCACTGCTTAATGCCTGACTTTCCGCATTATATATTTCATACTCAGTATTATCCCCCTCTACCGCTTCAAAGGCGGATATCGAATGACTCATATCCCAAATTAAACCCATAACTCCTCCAGCCAGTCAATCGATTACTCTTACAAGTGAACTATTTTACGACATTCACGGCCTCCGTACATCCACTTACGAGGTTCAATTGACTGTATAGATTATAAGCAGTGATCTAGACCAAGACTGTTATATTTCAGATACTCAGAAAAGGGCTATGAGGACTACCTGCCCTCAATTTCGGTCAATTTCAGCGACTTGTGACAGTCTAAAAACCTAACCCCATTTGCCAACCGCAGCCTTTACTTGTTTGTGGGGCGCTGAGATACACGCATGGTGATGTCCGCGTGAAACACTTCCTCACCGTTAGTATCGAAGACACCCACGGGCATAACCACATCACCAACCTGAATAGATGCAAAATCTGGATACTCACAAACCGCACGCAGGTTGGTTTTTGCCATTTTCAGGTACTTAACTTCCATCCCCACGGGTATCCAACGAAAGCGGCGATCCAGAGAAACATCCAAACAGACCCCACCGGCTAGTTCGGCAGCATTACACATCGCTATCGCATGCACTGTGCCTATATGGTTTGTCACTCCCCAACGTTTCTTCAGCAATACTTCTACACGCCCCGGTGATACCTCAGCAAAGCAGGGCTTAATAGACCTAAAGTAAGGTGCTTTGAAAGCGACCACCTTCGAAACTGTCCAACGCCCAAACGCCGAACCACCAAACTTCTTCCAAAGCTGCAAAACTGCACTCTTCGAGGACTGATACTCCATCTTGTCTCACTACCTTAACCGTTTACTGATAAGCCCTTTGCTAAGGGACTTGTTAACGGGGGCACTATACAACATCTCTTCTCTAAATCAGGTAATCAGAACTATCAGGGTAATTGACCCTCAAGTGCGCCTAGGGGTTGCCCAAAGATAAAGGAAGGGGAAGATGACCTGTACTCAAGCCTGTGTAGGCTCTCATCCATAGTTTAACCATGCATGCCAACCCTGAATGAAATTAGCATTTAAATAGAAAGTAAAAGTCGAAAAGCTAAAAACACATTCACCGGAACTTAAATATTTAACTATAGCTTGTGAATTGTGAGAACCATTTCTTATCGACAACATGTAAGACTTGAAGAAATTTTACCTGTGAATCTACAGCAAAATCAAAAAAACTAAAAACCACCTTTAACTTGTATGCTGGTTATTGTTTAATTTCGTAAGTTAAAATCATAAAAGTCTAAATACTAACATTTAATAAAAGAGGCTTGCCAATGCCTATTGAGCGATTAAGAACTCCCGAAGAGCGCTTTTCCCTTCTGCCAGGCTTTCCCTATCAACCAAAATACATCGATACTCTGGATGGATACGATTCAATGCGTATGGCCTATATTGATGAAGGCACCTCTGATGCAGAAACAACATTTCTTTGCCTACATGGGGAACCAACCTGGAGCTATCTGTACCGAAAAATGATTCCAGTATTCATAGAAGCTGGGCACCGGGTTATTGCTCCTGATCTCTTTGGTTTTGGTCGTTCCGATAAACCAACAGATGACAATACTTACACCTTTAATTTTCATCGCAACAGCCTGATACAACTTATTGAACACCTAGACCTAAAAAATATCACTTTGGTATGCCA
The DNA window shown above is from Microbulbifer variabilis and carries:
- a CDS encoding DUF2058 domain-containing protein, whose product is MASLQDQLLQAGLVDKKKAKQIGKEKRKQQKVAKKSSQPQVDETKLAAQQARADKAARDRALNAERDAAAQQKAIAAQIKQLVNNNRQPYSGETAYNFTFDKKIKTIYVSEILRDHLIAGRLVIVAQGEQFELVPRVIADKIAERNTEIIVKPTETSTSVDEDDPYADFQIPDDLMW
- a CDS encoding 6-carboxytetrahydropterin synthase yields the protein MPQYFNITYCLDLNITKKVNYAYIEDNKLEEGFVGYRYRVECTCRAKYQDPPTDMSFLKKIFKAEIQDLCDHATIIDYQDPFLKEIINSIEYMGIIHQQQKKAQFIQASSKIGKLCITPFKPSSENLAKAWHGAIHQRVAANSSDLDINFEKIKVWETNNWYTEFSVDL
- a CDS encoding RNA polymerase sigma factor, with the translated sequence MDNFYQKDISAWVDKYRPGLKRYFSSRVASADVDDLVQEVFAQLHWHLNQSDIEIENPRNYIYTVAKNLLVSHSRYHKSRCRAFHESLSLDYEIPDVITPERTVIGMQDCRCVLKAILGLPPRAGAAFKFHRFEGLTYQDIAERMGISKESVKELIQRALIRVRRAVEEVS
- a CDS encoding DUF1415 domain-containing protein, coding for MEQQVTQTVEQWLTDVVVGLNLCPFARKPLRAGQIRYKVCKANNEDALLADLLAELQRLDSTPENELLTTLLIIPNYLKDFADYNQFLDQAEWLLKRNHYEGIYQLASFHPDYQFAGTAPEDAENLTNRAPYPILHLLREENLAKMIDLYPNPEAIPENNIQRVESLTQEEKLKLFPYLFQQLKK
- a CDS encoding TonB-dependent receptor codes for the protein MMMSLRKQKNLIAQAIRATNPLNQTTPWYSAAIACLVMSTVSTAALAQEEQDTERSSRSKQPIEEVTVTAQKIEESIQDVPIAVSALSGDSMDALKIERGEELLRAIPNVNFSKSNFSTYNFSIRGVGTKAVSAATDPAVAVSFNNAPLIRNRLFEQEFFDVERVEVLRGPQGTLYGRNATAGVVNMLPVMPEDEFSSEIKAEIGSYNSKRTSGMFNLPIGETMGLRLSGAMTKRDGFDTNTYTDNDVNDRDLYSTRAIFEWEPSETFSANLIWQHFEEDDKRSRTGKQLCTTDPGVSMIGDVEVPENFTGFFSQGCLPGSIYSDEAYGTTNAKGLAFVVAPQALLQGYYPVMKEFLPNPYANAEQSRDLREIATSFDPVFRAENDLVQLNFAWEMSDTLTFYSQSTYAKDDYYSSQDYNRYVSDSIFSDSTEYGLDPGPTPNGIYTDPQLGPSDGVLAVDISRSDNKQWSQEFRLQTSFDGPWNFVVGANYLDFKTQDDYFVFNNMFSLIAEHVYNGVDDPEAGLGTENCTDPQNIEGFQDCMYVDYNSLENIDEEGHNYFLSRNLVETRSWAIFGETYWQINNDVKLTTGLRYTNDRKRSTPVPSQLLLGTETDNDTGEIVPGPASGGLVYKGYPEGDAVTQSWKEYTGRAVLDWRTDTPFTDETMLYLSFAHGYKGGGTNPPRADIDPNVVQYQPLDETFKPEFVNAIEIGTKNVLLDGSLTLNANAFYYDYSDYQVSQIVDRISLNENFDAESMGIELELAWQLTDNTRLDMNMGYLKTRIADGEESIDVMNRTQGHEDWLVVRPSLQVPSNCVAPKDVVEATFAIPYPLMLWALCDTTGRWGSFTPEIESSQYFHEWLNIDPYNPLTDAPNGARGFAADLSGNELPNAPRFTVNLGVEHTIPIEDWDLTLRTDYYRQSESYARVYNTEYDRLKAWSNLNASVSLSHPNSELYMQLYVKNIFDDAPITDMFTNSDDSGLTTNVFTLEPRIVGFSISKGF
- a CDS encoding hotdog fold domain-containing protein is translated as MEYQSSKSAVLQLWKKFGGSAFGRWTVSKVVAFKAPYFRSIKPCFAEVSPGRVEVLLKKRWGVTNHIGTVHAIAMCNAAELAGGVCLDVSLDRRFRWIPVGMEVKYLKMAKTNLRAVCEYPDFASIQVGDVVMPVGVFDTNGEEVFHADITMRVSQRPTNK
- a CDS encoding DUF99 family protein; this encodes MKPIAELVRLKKKLRIIGFDDAPFQKERGSPVNISGIICTDTRFEGMLWGEVQKDGMDATEVITQILQSSKFYPQINVVLIDGVAVGGFNIIDLPKLAESLKRPCIAVMRKPPDMSAINKALKNFPDYSLRREILLKAGKVYSHRNFYFQVQGCVPNIAAQILEQATDNGNVPEALRLAHMIGAAVMTGQSGNRA
- a CDS encoding alpha/beta hydrolase, producing the protein MSFTFNLHFLKVFLLLSFLVGTTTTHAKSPANEEAFTFTTWNKQTADGYKGFFEAIENRNNPESRSLKLHYVRFPATGKKPGPPIIYLAGGPGGSGIMAVNYRFDMFMALREYGDVIALDQRGTGRSNDLPHCESRQVVPALKKTTDSQYIEYHREALRECLAFWHQKGVDLAGYNTLENARDLEALQQHLGVEKIVLWGTSYGSHLALAAIREIEGSIDRVILSSAEGLDQTVKLPARTGSYLDRLQLALDQQPTAKAAYPDIKVLIDRVHTKLERAPVKIQIPQREGHTLDYLLQRRDMQQIASAFIADPKSVAHLLGFYRALDLGHVPAFDRVPRRYFPDGFLSPGSPISLSAMTTAIDIASGISTQRKSEVKEQAKTALLSDYLNFSYHYDGLAEQLDLGDAFRSNPHSNIPILLFSGTLDGRTYIESQHEAMAGLSNATLVTVENAGHNLFMASPAIQDTINSFMEGRPIEKTTLTVDLPDFSPQ
- a CDS encoding PaaI family thioesterase — translated: MTNITDEVHRGAICDLRALQQPGLQTFKRYIRGSLPGPPFWRLTGMQPTEAGLGKATYSMPITPWLADGTGVYWGGIYAMFADAPLASAIWTTLPAGKVLSTSELNMCFIRPITSNTQNIVGRATTVHSGSQVGLSSIQINDQDGRTLAYGSTRCLIADFPVNPDQELPLPDLGPTDPPDPYLRPPPKPYFCDMGHLPEQVPIELQRTTINEGRIHPVWLLTGYRAIEIENGRCISTMPSSPWFSNGTLSIYGGLLAWAADFTMGAAVYSTLPAGSIFATLDMHIRFARPAKLNSGDLILEAQVLHRGRQLRVSSCNIDTPSGKRVAIATGSALMIPGGAQMLSDGKEPDEIIATATSGKPWTP